In Sporosarcina sp. PTS2304, a genomic segment contains:
- a CDS encoding response regulator transcription factor, whose protein sequence is MIRVLLVDDHEMVRIGVSTYLQMQSDIEVIGEADNGQVAVERALQLRPDIILMDMVMPIMNGAEATAAIIAQWPEAKVIIVTSFLDDDKLYPALEAGAVSYILKTSNAKRVADAIRETMAGQTVLEPEVTTKMMTKMRGGQTHALHEDLTERELEVLLLLAQGKSNQEIADELFIALKTVKTHVSNILSKLEVQDRTQAVIYAFQKKLVK, encoded by the coding sequence ATGATTCGCGTGTTGTTGGTAGATGATCATGAAATGGTACGCATTGGCGTATCGACGTATTTACAAATGCAATCCGATATCGAAGTAATTGGAGAAGCAGATAACGGTCAAGTGGCGGTCGAACGCGCATTGCAGTTGCGGCCCGATATTATTTTAATGGATATGGTCATGCCGATCATGAACGGTGCGGAGGCGACGGCGGCTATTATCGCGCAGTGGCCGGAAGCGAAAGTGATTATTGTCACGAGCTTCTTGGATGATGATAAATTATATCCGGCTCTAGAAGCTGGGGCAGTCAGTTATATTTTGAAGACGTCGAATGCAAAGCGCGTGGCGGATGCAATCAGGGAAACGATGGCGGGGCAAACAGTATTGGAGCCGGAAGTGACAACGAAAATGATGACAAAAATGCGTGGCGGCCAAACGCATGCATTACATGAGGATTTGACAGAACGCGAATTGGAAGTATTGCTGTTACTGGCGCAAGGAAAGTCCAATCAGGAAATTGCAGACGAGTTATTCATCGCGTTAAAAACAGTAAAAACACATGTCAGTAATATTCTATCAAAACTCGAAGTACAGGACCGCACCCAAGCGGTTATTTATGCATTTCAAAAGAAATTGGTGAAGTAA
- a CDS encoding class I SAM-dependent rRNA methyltransferase gives MSKLVELQLNAQGTAALKKGYPLILKDAVMTSEIRAEEGDLLRLTDRYHKFLAKGYYGKQNKGIGWVLTSNENEAIDFDFFDQKMATAFERRDSYMEDPETTAFRLFNGEGDGIGGLTIDYFDGYYMVSWYSEGIYAFRHHVYNVLDKRTDYQGVYEKKRFDTKGQYVEQDDFVKGTEGDFPIIVKENGMNFAIDLNDGAMTGIFLDQRDVRKAIRDKYSEGRDVLNTFSYTGAFSVAAALGGATKTTSVDLAKRSVAKTIEQFSVNGIDYEQQDINVMDVFDYFRYAKRHEMKFGLVVLDPPSFARSKKYTFSTAKDYPMLMKEAIAVTEKNGIIVASTNNASFSMKKFKGFIEQAFKETGIRYKVLEESTLPKDFRTPRDYPEFNYLKVVIVEKLK, from the coding sequence ATGAGTAAATTAGTTGAACTACAGTTGAATGCACAGGGGACGGCGGCTTTGAAGAAGGGCTACCCGTTAATTTTGAAAGATGCGGTCATGACGAGTGAGATTCGCGCGGAAGAAGGAGACTTGCTTCGTTTAACGGATCGGTATCATAAGTTTTTGGCCAAAGGTTATTACGGTAAGCAGAATAAAGGAATCGGTTGGGTGCTGACGTCGAATGAAAATGAAGCGATTGACTTTGATTTCTTCGATCAGAAAATGGCGACTGCGTTTGAACGCCGCGATTCGTATATGGAAGATCCTGAAACGACGGCTTTCCGTTTATTTAATGGAGAAGGCGATGGGATTGGCGGCTTGACGATTGATTATTTTGACGGGTATTACATGGTTAGCTGGTATAGTGAAGGGATTTATGCGTTCCGTCACCATGTGTACAATGTACTGGATAAGCGCACGGACTATCAAGGAGTGTATGAGAAGAAACGCTTTGATACGAAGGGGCAGTACGTAGAACAAGATGATTTCGTGAAAGGAACAGAAGGGGATTTCCCGATTATTGTGAAAGAAAATGGCATGAATTTTGCGATTGATTTGAATGATGGGGCGATGACGGGTATTTTCTTGGATCAGCGAGATGTGCGGAAGGCGATTCGTGATAAGTATTCGGAAGGCCGCGATGTGCTGAATACGTTCTCTTATACGGGAGCCTTTTCAGTAGCTGCGGCACTCGGAGGCGCGACAAAAACGACGAGTGTGGACTTGGCGAAGCGCAGTGTGGCGAAAACGATTGAACAGTTTAGTGTCAACGGCATTGATTATGAACAGCAAGATATTAACGTGATGGATGTGTTCGATTACTTCCGTTATGCGAAGCGCCATGAGATGAAATTCGGATTGGTCGTTTTGGATCCGCCGAGCTTTGCGCGTTCGAAAAAATATACGTTCAGCACAGCGAAGGATTACCCGATGCTCATGAAAGAAGCGATTGCGGTAACTGAGAAGAACGGTATTATTGTAGCTTCTACAAACAATGCGAGTTTTAGTATGAAGAAGTTTAAGGGGTTCATCGAGCAGGCGTTTAAAGAGACTGGCATTCGTTATAAAGTGCTAGAAGAGTCTACATTGCCGAAGGATTTCCGTACACCTCGTGATTATCCGGAGTTTAATTATTTGAAGGTCGTTATTGTAGAGAAGTTGAAGTAA
- the liaF gene encoding cell wall-active antibiotics response protein LiaF — MTNKESSKLGTVAIVFLLLVFIEAVFFSNGNIIFLLLGGGFLYYGYRRQEKWTAILGLLFAVIALLTLWSVRLLILGIVLYTLLKMWKGMPANEVFGDLRKPRARRSQGILNNRLFSVQSTPFSTYEWEDVHIQGFFANLHVDVTDTVLPKGASFISIRQLYGKILIELPYDIPVRIHYVTLFGEADLLNRGKERLLNETIQEKDGYETKQPNDPEIIITVFTWMGDVEVRRK, encoded by the coding sequence ATGACAAATAAAGAGTCTAGCAAGCTCGGAACAGTTGCGATTGTTTTCTTACTGCTTGTGTTCATAGAAGCCGTATTTTTTTCAAACGGCAACATTATCTTCCTCCTTCTCGGTGGAGGATTTCTCTATTATGGCTATAGAAGACAAGAGAAATGGACAGCTATCCTTGGCCTGCTTTTCGCCGTCATAGCACTGTTAACTCTATGGAGTGTGCGTTTGCTCATTTTAGGAATCGTATTGTACACTCTTTTAAAAATGTGGAAAGGCATGCCGGCCAATGAAGTGTTCGGTGATTTACGGAAGCCGCGGGCGAGACGGTCCCAAGGCATATTGAACAATCGTTTGTTTTCTGTTCAATCCACTCCTTTTTCTACGTATGAGTGGGAAGATGTTCATATACAAGGGTTTTTCGCGAATTTACATGTCGATGTGACGGATACCGTATTGCCAAAAGGTGCTTCATTCATTTCGATTAGGCAATTATACGGCAAGATCTTAATTGAACTGCCGTATGATATTCCCGTACGTATTCATTATGTGACATTGTTCGGAGAAGCAGATCTGCTCAATCGCGGAAAGGAGCGACTGCTGAATGAAACTATACAAGAGAAAGACGGCTACGAAACGAAACAGCCGAACGATCCAGAGATAATTATCACAGTCTTTACTTGGATGGGTGATGTGGAGGTGCGTAGAAAATGA
- a CDS encoding DUF1648 domain-containing protein codes for MAVEKPKRNLPKSNVAKVFDVLVIALFAACLTYLALHWNQMPDQIPAHFGLDGEVDRYGSKAELLLLPLIGIALWIGLSVLEKYPHTFNYINLRADNIDVQYRYGMLFMNATKNISTLLMVFIMWQMNGIALGQIETLNMPVFIGILVLLFAVVGFYFVRVMKL; via the coding sequence ATGGCAGTGGAAAAACCGAAGCGCAATCTGCCGAAATCCAATGTGGCAAAGGTTTTCGATGTGTTGGTTATCGCTTTATTCGCTGCGTGTCTAACGTACCTTGCTTTGCATTGGAATCAAATGCCAGATCAAATACCGGCGCATTTCGGCCTGGATGGTGAAGTCGACCGCTATGGATCGAAAGCTGAATTACTGCTATTGCCGCTCATTGGCATTGCGTTGTGGATTGGTTTGTCCGTGTTGGAAAAATATCCACACACGTTTAATTATATAAATTTGCGAGCGGATAATATCGATGTTCAATATCGTTACGGCATGCTGTTCATGAACGCTACGAAAAACATTTCCACGCTGCTAATGGTATTCATTATGTGGCAAATGAATGGAATCGCGCTCGGACAGATCGAGACGTTGAATATGCCTGTATTTATCGGAATACTGGTGTTGCTGTTCGCTGTGGTAGGATTTTATTTCGTTCGTGTGATGAAGCTGTAA
- a CDS encoding ABC transporter permease encodes MKKFGLFLLGIVAGLTLFLNLGSIIVLAITGAIALASFHYWRKSISMFAKVFWMTALVISLIGSVSNVGAFIGIIALIGIYYVWHKWNDRQVKPNMTKSDDPFTNFERQWNELTK; translated from the coding sequence ATGAAGAAATTTGGATTGTTTTTACTCGGGATTGTGGCAGGTCTGACATTGTTTTTGAATTTAGGATCGATTATTGTGCTGGCCATTACAGGGGCAATCGCTTTGGCTAGTTTCCATTACTGGAGAAAAAGTATCTCGATGTTCGCTAAAGTATTCTGGATGACTGCATTGGTCATTAGCTTAATCGGATCCGTCTCAAATGTCGGCGCATTCATCGGAATCATTGCGCTGATCGGAATATACTATGTCTGGCATAAATGGAATGACCGTCAAGTGAAGCCGAACATGACGAAATCGGATGACCCGTTTACAAATTTTGAACGTCAGTGGAATGAACTTACAAAATAA
- a CDS encoding PspA/IM30 family protein — protein sequence MNAFWHRLKYTVQEDLNSLMDKPRKKENPLALLNQYFLDAQQQTTEIGKLLERQGRLKEELENERQDAELLAMKRRDQLKLAEAAGEYELVSFAKEEVEAYENRVARLSASIQDATQELLSLERKFEEMKHRIKDMRVRQLQLMGKENVTRAQEKMDKFVQPDPIFSTLDDLHSYIENLGSATTARQSHSSMEQRLDSLEKSAKSQDIV from the coding sequence ATGAACGCATTTTGGCATCGATTGAAATATACTGTACAGGAAGATCTAAATAGTTTGATGGACAAGCCTCGGAAAAAAGAAAATCCATTAGCATTATTGAATCAATACTTTTTGGACGCGCAACAGCAAACAACGGAAATCGGGAAACTATTGGAGCGCCAAGGACGTCTGAAAGAAGAATTGGAAAATGAACGCCAAGATGCTGAATTACTAGCGATGAAGCGTCGAGATCAGTTGAAGTTGGCTGAAGCTGCCGGCGAATATGAGCTAGTATCTTTCGCAAAAGAAGAAGTCGAAGCGTATGAAAATCGTGTTGCCCGATTGTCTGCAAGCATTCAGGACGCCACACAAGAATTGCTTTCATTGGAACGAAAATTTGAAGAGATGAAGCATCGTATTAAAGACATGCGTGTACGTCAATTGCAGTTAATGGGCAAAGAAAATGTTACGCGTGCACAGGAGAAGATGGATAAATTCGTACAACCGGATCCGATATTCTCGACGCTGGATGATTTACATTCATATATTGAAAATTTAGGTAGTGCAACGACAGCTAGACAATCACACTCATCGATGGAGCAACGTCTAGATTCGTTAGAAAAAAGCGCAAAATCGCAGGATATTGTGTAA
- a CDS encoding MFS domain-containing histidine kinase yields MNKKIQFVSWSALVTLVLIALPSIIYYAPQLVGKTFTDQRDFQYQLEQSYENLAETVLNPPDLEKIVQELPVSNQEIEEYRKRYRTLSEQLESIKQQYANRIAQAKQEKNETLLLELVKERNDKLEEIEQNFTNDEYIADKIRSEKAKQLANAIEDERSYGSDAWPISYDLVNTETGERFTKGRVDRPFFYKEEFSDTKGYFTAHSDLHDRSYSEFTDSYSEDYSEDMNASTQPSTDEMLRINNPPQYFEGTIIVASDTATSGVLAENIRDFNRGKYALYVFWLVGIIALIALLTKMKFRKEWVKHEKFASIYSHWKIDVKILLFLLTGFILALYIESAIVNVLNHLTYATLGTIGNAVFSFIVFGVLPIILLAFQTIHWIAQYRQVGAFEQAVSESYTAQFTRNIVGMFENRTIGFQLFYLLIGFFLAGLGVAIMAVGGFGVLLYAACVVFLGLPALYLFASRGAYLNRILAATNDMAAGHLTQAIPVKGKSPLAKHAANLNNLREGVRVSIHEQAKSERLKSELITNVSHDLRTPLTSIITYTDLLKNEQLSAEERSKYVAILDQKSQRLKTLIEDLFEVSKMASGTMEIVRQRVDLNQLMQQALAEHAEEFAKQNLSVRSTLPETPIYAQVDGQKWWRVLDNLLINTLKYSLTGTRVYVNLQRVGTNARIVIKNVAKYEIGDNTDELFERFKRGDESRQTEGSGLGLAIAQSIVELHGGKMDVEVDGDLFKVTIDIVAG; encoded by the coding sequence ATGAATAAAAAAATCCAATTCGTTAGTTGGTCTGCACTCGTGACGCTCGTGTTAATTGCATTGCCGTCGATCATTTATTATGCACCTCAGTTAGTTGGCAAGACATTTACTGATCAACGAGATTTTCAGTACCAGCTAGAACAGTCATATGAAAATTTAGCGGAGACTGTGCTGAATCCGCCAGACTTAGAAAAGATTGTTCAAGAATTGCCCGTTTCAAATCAAGAAATTGAGGAGTACCGGAAGAGGTATCGAACGCTTAGCGAGCAACTGGAAAGTATAAAACAACAATACGCCAATCGAATCGCACAAGCAAAGCAAGAGAAAAACGAAACGCTTTTACTAGAACTCGTCAAGGAACGCAACGACAAGCTAGAAGAGATCGAACAGAATTTCACTAATGATGAGTATATAGCCGATAAAATTCGTAGTGAGAAAGCGAAGCAGTTGGCTAATGCTATAGAGGATGAAAGAAGTTACGGTTCGGATGCATGGCCGATCTCGTATGATCTGGTCAATACAGAAACAGGGGAACGCTTTACAAAAGGAAGAGTGGATAGACCTTTCTTTTATAAGGAAGAGTTCAGTGATACGAAAGGTTATTTTACAGCACACTCTGATCTCCATGACAGGAGTTACTCTGAATTTACGGATTCCTATTCAGAGGATTATTCAGAGGACATGAATGCTTCGACACAACCATCAACTGACGAAATGTTGCGTATCAATAATCCACCGCAGTACTTTGAAGGGACGATTATTGTTGCGTCCGACACTGCTACATCTGGTGTGCTTGCAGAAAATATTCGTGATTTCAATCGTGGGAAATACGCGTTGTATGTATTTTGGCTTGTCGGTATCATTGCACTTATTGCACTGTTGACAAAAATGAAGTTTCGCAAAGAATGGGTAAAGCATGAAAAGTTTGCTTCTATTTACTCGCATTGGAAAATTGATGTGAAAATACTTCTGTTTTTACTGACAGGTTTTATTTTAGCTCTCTATATCGAATCTGCAATTGTTAACGTCTTGAACCATCTGACGTACGCGACTCTTGGTACGATTGGCAATGCAGTCTTCAGCTTTATAGTATTCGGTGTTCTGCCTATCATACTATTAGCATTCCAAACGATTCATTGGATTGCACAATATCGTCAAGTAGGGGCATTTGAACAGGCCGTTAGTGAAAGTTATACTGCTCAATTTACCCGAAATATCGTAGGAATGTTCGAAAATCGGACGATCGGTTTTCAATTATTCTACTTGCTGATCGGCTTCTTTTTAGCAGGGCTCGGGGTGGCGATTATGGCGGTCGGTGGATTCGGTGTCCTCCTATATGCGGCGTGTGTAGTATTCCTTGGACTACCAGCGCTCTATCTGTTTGCTAGCAGGGGCGCGTACTTAAATCGGATTTTAGCTGCCACAAATGATATGGCGGCAGGGCACTTGACACAGGCTATACCCGTCAAAGGGAAGTCGCCGCTCGCCAAACATGCAGCGAATTTGAATAATTTACGTGAAGGAGTGCGCGTTTCTATTCATGAACAGGCGAAAAGTGAACGTTTAAAAAGTGAGTTGATCACCAATGTCAGTCATGATTTACGGACGCCGTTGACTTCCATCATTACCTATACCGATTTATTGAAAAATGAACAGCTATCTGCAGAAGAGCGAAGTAAATACGTCGCAATACTCGATCAAAAATCGCAACGATTAAAAACATTAATCGAGGATTTGTTTGAAGTATCAAAAATGGCAAGTGGCACTATGGAAATTGTGAGGCAACGTGTGGACTTGAATCAGTTGATGCAACAAGCATTAGCAGAACATGCGGAAGAGTTTGCCAAGCAAAATTTATCTGTTCGTAGTACGTTGCCAGAAACCCCGATTTATGCGCAGGTGGATGGACAGAAGTGGTGGCGTGTGCTGGATAATTTGTTGATCAATACACTGAAGTATTCATTGACGGGTACGCGTGTCTACGTAAATCTTCAACGGGTTGGAACGAATGCTCGGATTGTTATAAAGAACGTTGCGAAGTATGAAATTGGCGATAATACCGATGAATTATTCGAGCGTTTCAAGCGCGGGGATGAGTCGAGACAGACGGAAGGTTCAGGTCTTGGGCTTGCGATTGCACAATCGATTGTAGAATTGCATGGTGGCAAGATGGATGTAGAAGTTGATGGAGATTTATTCAAAGTAACGATTGATATCGTTGCTGGGTAA
- a CDS encoding undecaprenyl-diphosphate phosphatase: MELFDLLKALILGFVEGMTEFAPVSSTGHLIIVDNMWLKTEEFLGKYPAITFKIVIQLGSILAVVVVFWKRLFSLVGLYKGESETKMSESFNLLHVIVGMLPAVIFGFAFKDLIDDYLFGVETVIIALVAGAILMIAADKFGPKKPWVETLDQITYRQAFTVGLVQCLSLWPGFSRSGATISGGVLFGMNHRTAADFTFIMAVPIMMGASLVSVMKNWQYMSMDHLSFYIVGFLSAFVFSLISIRFFLKLISKVKLVPFAIYRIVLAVVLAVIVFL, encoded by the coding sequence ATGGAATTATTTGATTTATTGAAAGCGTTGATCTTAGGATTTGTAGAGGGAATGACGGAATTCGCGCCCGTATCTTCAACAGGCCACTTGATCATAGTCGATAATATGTGGTTGAAGACGGAAGAATTCTTGGGGAAGTACCCCGCCATCACGTTTAAAATTGTGATTCAGTTAGGGTCGATTTTAGCGGTCGTCGTCGTGTTTTGGAAACGATTATTCAGCTTAGTCGGTTTGTATAAAGGTGAAAGCGAGACGAAGATGAGTGAAAGTTTTAATTTGCTTCATGTGATCGTCGGCATGTTGCCTGCAGTTATTTTCGGATTTGCATTCAAGGATTTGATTGATGATTATTTATTTGGCGTGGAAACCGTCATTATTGCTTTGGTTGCTGGGGCGATTTTAATGATTGCGGCGGATAAGTTCGGTCCGAAAAAACCGTGGGTGGAGACGTTGGATCAGATTACATATAGACAGGCATTCACTGTTGGTTTGGTGCAATGTTTATCACTGTGGCCCGGATTTTCCCGTTCTGGCGCAACCATCTCGGGCGGTGTGTTGTTCGGAATGAACCACCGAACGGCTGCAGATTTCACATTCATTATGGCGGTGCCTATTATGATGGGTGCGAGTCTTGTGTCAGTGATGAAAAATTGGCAGTATATGTCGATGGATCATCTATCGTTTTACATCGTCGGCTTTTTGAGTGCGTTTGTGTTTTCTTTGATTTCCATTCGCTTTTTCTTGAAGCTGATTTCTAAGGTGAAGTTGGTGCCGTTTGCGATTTATCGTATTGTGTTGGCGGTAGTTTTGGCTGTTATTGTGTTTTTGTGA
- a CDS encoding MBL fold metallo-hydrolase gives MKITTLGIWGGYPKANSATSSFLIEHDGFHCLFDCGSGVLASLQNYIALDSLDAVVISHYHADHIADIGSLQYSRLIQYYLGHPSPPLPIYGHTLDEEQFTKLSYKEQTTAIELAAHQPITIGPFTVTACPTVHPVYCLALKFTVGNQSAVFTADTEWTDALIPFATDADILFSEANLYEEHIGISPGHLAGSQAGTLAEQAGVKQLILTHLPHHGEIQDILHEAKKTFAGPVELAEAGKVYTL, from the coding sequence ATGAAAATCACAACACTCGGAATTTGGGGCGGATACCCGAAGGCAAACAGCGCCACTTCTTCTTTCCTTATCGAACATGACGGTTTCCATTGTTTATTCGACTGCGGAAGCGGTGTCCTCGCCTCTTTGCAAAATTATATTGCACTCGATTCTCTCGATGCAGTCGTCATCAGTCACTACCATGCCGATCACATCGCAGACATCGGTAGCCTACAATATAGCCGATTAATCCAATACTACCTCGGTCACCCATCGCCACCACTGCCTATATATGGACACACTTTAGACGAAGAACAGTTCACAAAACTGTCTTACAAAGAACAAACAACTGCTATCGAACTGGCAGCCCATCAACCCATCACCATCGGTCCATTCACAGTAACTGCCTGTCCGACCGTCCATCCCGTCTATTGTCTTGCCCTGAAATTCACAGTCGGCAACCAATCCGCCGTCTTCACAGCAGACACCGAATGGACCGACGCACTCATTCCATTCGCTACGGACGCAGACATTTTATTTAGCGAAGCCAACCTATACGAAGAACACATCGGCATCTCCCCTGGCCATCTCGCAGGCAGCCAAGCAGGTACCCTCGCGGAGCAAGCAGGCGTAAAGCAACTCATCCTCACCCACTTGCCTCATCACGGGGAAATCCAAGACATTTTACACGAAGCCAAAAAGACCTTCGCTGGACCCGTCGAACTGGCAGAGGCCGGAAAAGTTTATACGTTGTAG
- a CDS encoding sensor histidine kinase: MRAIIGRTILLTFIFSALVAAFFYLFIDLSFTQYGEWLLETEAADMPLLVWLCTTIFVLSLVIASWISITSRSKENFIIGKLEDLYAKQEFIRSNKMKKKTNRSIEQLYEVLEAQRSSLKRITDERADTQDKMIQERIVQERQRLARELHDSVSQQLFAASMLLSALVEQQEGNQTLEKPLAQVEKMVQQAQLEMRALLLHLRPAALHNQTLAQGLEELLRELQEKVTFDIRHRLEDIELSKGAEDHLFRIAQETLSNTLRHAQATEVEILLIERDGLAILRVQDNGIGFKQDDGKGGSYGLQNVRERAIEIGGSCKIVSVPSQGTIVEVKLPIEKGGLADDSRVVGR, encoded by the coding sequence ATGAGAGCAATCATTGGGCGCACGATTCTGTTAACGTTCATCTTTAGCGCTTTAGTAGCTGCGTTTTTCTATCTTTTTATTGATTTATCTTTCACGCAATACGGCGAGTGGCTTTTGGAGACGGAAGCCGCGGATATGCCTTTATTGGTATGGTTATGTACAACGATTTTTGTCTTGAGTTTAGTCATTGCTAGCTGGATTAGTATAACGAGTCGTTCGAAGGAAAACTTCATCATTGGAAAATTAGAAGATTTATATGCCAAGCAAGAATTTATCCGTTCGAATAAAATGAAAAAGAAAACGAATCGCTCGATTGAACAATTATACGAAGTGCTAGAGGCGCAACGCAGCAGTTTGAAACGGATTACGGATGAACGTGCAGACACGCAAGATAAAATGATTCAAGAGCGAATTGTGCAAGAACGTCAGCGGTTGGCCAGAGAATTGCATGACTCGGTATCCCAGCAACTGTTTGCGGCTTCGATGCTGTTATCGGCACTTGTAGAACAGCAAGAAGGCAATCAAACGCTAGAGAAACCACTAGCGCAAGTGGAGAAAATGGTGCAGCAAGCTCAATTAGAGATGCGAGCGCTTCTTCTTCATCTGCGTCCAGCTGCGCTACATAATCAGACGTTGGCACAAGGATTGGAAGAACTTTTACGAGAGTTGCAGGAAAAAGTAACGTTCGATATCCGCCATCGTTTAGAAGATATCGAGTTGTCAAAAGGTGCAGAGGATCATTTATTCCGCATCGCACAGGAAACGTTGTCGAATACGCTGCGTCATGCACAGGCGACGGAAGTGGAGATTTTATTGATCGAACGGGACGGTTTGGCGATTTTACGTGTGCAAGATAATGGCATCGGATTCAAACAAGACGACGGAAAAGGTGGATCGTACGGCTTGCAGAATGTACGTGAACGAGCGATTGAAATCGGTGGTAGTTGCAAAATTGTTTCGGTACCGTCGCAAGGGACAATTGTCGAAGTGAAATTACCGATTGAAAAAGGAGGGCTTGCGGATGATTCGCGTGTTGTTGGTAGATGA
- a CDS encoding DinB family protein, translated as MGAVQQLSMARGYTLGRIKGASEEMWDVQPANFSNTIHWNVGHIYVTAESLLSQAVKTYEPHHTEWSGYFKTGTSPSAWQDAPPAMEKLIVAFKEQGKRIPQVIDHSSNQALESPISIGKFITMETIDDVLQFLAWHEGIHSGLIAGLVRVTK; from the coding sequence ATGGGAGCAGTTCAACAACTATCCATGGCAAGAGGCTATACATTAGGTCGTATAAAAGGTGCAAGTGAAGAGATGTGGGACGTTCAACCTGCGAACTTTTCCAATACGATTCACTGGAATGTCGGTCATATTTACGTAACTGCAGAAAGTCTTTTGAGCCAAGCAGTCAAGACGTATGAACCGCATCACACAGAGTGGTCGGGTTATTTTAAAACAGGAACTAGCCCGTCTGCTTGGCAAGATGCACCGCCAGCGATGGAAAAATTGATCGTCGCATTCAAAGAGCAAGGCAAACGAATTCCACAAGTGATAGACCATTCGTCCAATCAAGCATTGGAATCGCCCATCTCGATCGGAAAGTTCATCACAATGGAGACTATCGATGATGTTCTTCAATTTTTAGCGTGGCATGAAGGAATTCACTCAGGATTGATCGCTGGATTAGTGCGAGTTACAAAATAA